The Oscillatoria acuminata PCC 6304 genomic interval GAGATTTCTGACGAACTGGATCCAGTGGATTCCTCCTCGGTGTCTTTTGATATTTCCTCCGCCCCAGAATCCGAACTGGAAGCACAAATCCGGGAAATTGATGAGCAAGTCGCCAGTTCGGAAGAGGTTTCCTTTAGCGTGCCATCGGGTACAGAAGAGTCAGAAGGCATCTCAGACTCCCTGCTGGCAGCCTTCCGAGAAGCGATTACATCCAGTGGCAAGTTGATTGAGCTCGATGAGCAACAAGCTACCTCCGGGGAAGTTTCTTTTTCTGTGGATTCATTTGCGGCAGCACCCAGTCTGGAGGACTACAATAAATTATTTACCCGGATCTCTTTACCGAAGATTAGTGCAAGGTTTCAAGAAGATCAGGTTTTTGCCTATATGCAGGTGGCAGGACCCAATGCAGTGATGCTAGAGCAGGTTGCTGAGGGCGACCCCTTCGTAGTCCGCCTCACCCAAGAATTGCCAGAGGGAGGATATGCAAAGATTATCGGGACGGGAGACTCTCTGGCCGCCGCCGTGAAAGAAGGACGGGTGTATAAAGCCGATTATTCCCTGTTGGAAGGCATGGAAAATGGGACATTTCCCGATCAGCAAAAATATACTTATGCGCCTTTAGGTTTATTTGCGGTCCCCCCACAAGGCTGTTCATCGCGGAATTTGCTCCCGGTGGCGATTCAGTGCCAGCCTGGGGCCGATTGTACCGGCCCAGTTTTCACCCCACTTAAGGGCGAGAGTTGGATGGTGGCTAAGACTATCTTGCAAATGGCCAATGTGAACTATCTTGAACTAGTGAGTCACCTGGGGCAGACTCACTTAGTGATTGAACCGTTCGTTCTAGCCACTAAGCGGATATTACCCCGAACCCACCGTTTACGGTTGTTGCTCGATCCTCACTTTGAGGGAACTGTTTTAATCAATTATGGCGCTCATAAAACCTTGATCGCCCCCGGATGGGACGTTGATAAGTTACTCGCCAGTACAATCGAAAATGATGGCCTGATTGCGGTTAAAGGAGCACAAAGCCATCTCCACAATTTCAATGAGGTGAGCTTCCCCAAACTATTGGCCAGTCGCGGGGTCACCAATAGCGCTCAGTTACCGGAGTATCCCTATCGTGATGATGGGTTGTTGATTTGGAATGCCCTTCATGAATGGGTGAGTGATTATTTGCGGCTTTGCTATACCAGTGATGCTCAGATTGTTGCCGATGCGGATTTACAAAGTTGGGCCAAAGAATTAGTGTCTGATGCGGGCGGTCGCCTCAAGAATTTTGGAGAAGATTCATCCGGGGCAATTAAAACTTTGGATTATTTGATTGATACGGTCTGTAGTGTGATTTTCATCGCCAGCGCTCAACACGCCGCGATGAATTTTCCCCAAAATGAACTGATGACTTATGCTCCCGCTTTTCCGTTAGCGGTTTATTCCCCGGCCCCAACTAATCCGGATGAATCGATGGATTGGATGGAGTGGCTACCTTCCCTAGAAAAAGCTGAAAACCAAGTTAAGGTCTGTTATTTGCTGGGTGCGGTTTACTATACTCAACTGGGTGGCTATGGCAAAAAACAGTTCACGGATTCCAAAGTGAAGGCGGCTCTGGGTAAGTTTCAAAATCGATTGAAAGATATCGAAAAGGAAATTACTAAGAAAAATTCTTCGCGGATTATGCCTTACAAGTTCTTGTTGCCTTCTCAAATTCCCCAAAGTATCAATATTTAGGGGAACTGGGATATCGGGAGTCTGAATCTGCTCTGTAGAGGCAATTGATTTAGACTCTAAGACTTCCCCATGACTTCTAATATAAATGTAGAGGCGATTCGCGAATCGCCTCTACATTTATATTGAAATTCACCGGGTTATTTCTCAGTGCCGATCGCCTCCCATAAACTCGCCAAGGGTGGCATCGGTCCTCCACCCAGGCGATCGCTTACCCATTCAGCAGCGGCTAACCCAGACTGTAATGCGGTTTCAATTTGCCGATCGCCACACCAATCTCCCGCACAAACCATCGATAACGGTGTCGTCGCCGTCAATAACGGTTCTGTCAACGGACGCCGACAAAAGGCATAGCGCCAACGATGAACCTGTATCCATTCGGGGTCCTTCAACCAGGGAAGCACCGCCTCCCCCGCCCAATTGCACAATTCTCTCCCCACTGCTTCCAAGTCTGTGGCGTCTAAATATTTTTCGGCAAACTCGGCGCTACTGTGCAACACAAACACCGGCTGAGTCGCCCCTGAACTCTTGCTACTCTGCCAAAACAGTCCCCGCAAGGGACTCTCTGGGGGAAAGGCTAGCGATCGCCCCCGATATTCCCTCTGAACCAACTCCCGTTGTTTCGATGCCGGATACCCCGCCATTACACTGATGCAGGGGTCAAACTCCACCGCCTTGAGGCGATCGAGGAACGGACGAGGCAACCCCGACTCCCCCGACTCTAACAGCATCACCGCTTGGGGGGCAGGAATCGCCATCACCACTGCTTTTGCCCGCACAGCCAAAGGGACAGCAGCATCCCCAACCTCTCCCATCACTTCTAACTTCAGATGCCAATTCCCCTGGTCCGTGGGGGTAACGGTTTGGACGCGACGGCAACGCCAAATCTCTAGCTGACGCGCCAAAAACTTGCCCACCGCATTGATCCCCGTCGGGGCCACATAATAAGGTGCAGATAGGGGTGCCGCAGGATTCATACCCCATCCACTTGTCAAAGAACTGTTTTCCCTAGTAGCCTGCGCAGGCAGGCTTTGTCCGTATAGCCCCACCCGTAAGGGTGTGGGGCCAACCTGATAAACCGTATCCGTCCAAGGGACCAAAATTCCTGCCCGAGACAGGACCTGCACCAACTGTTGAGACAGCATCCCCCTCGGATCTAAAAACGGTGCACCAAAATCAGCCTGGGTATCATATAATCGACGGGTAGCCACTCGTCCGCCCACGCCGCGAGATTTTTCGAGGACGACAACGGTTTGACCCAGACACTGCAACGATTGGGCAGCGGTCAATCCCGCGATCCCCGCACCGATCACGGCAATATCAAATTCAAGGAGGCGATCGCTCATCGGTTTGTCCTCATCGGGTGTAAAAAAGGGGTTTGACTAATCTACCGGATTTGGGACGGTTTCGAGTAAGCTAACAGCAATCGGTCCACTCAACAGCCAGGAACAGACGGTAAATATTTCTGGCTGTTGAGTCGGCGGATCAATCGCCAACATCAAGATTGCCGATCTGTCGAAACCGCAGGGTTTACAAGACAAGCACAGGGGAGGAAGCCAACCTTGGACGAATTGAGAGCAGCGCTAGAGTTAGCCACAGAAGAGGAATTACAGCAAATCACGGACATCTTGTTCCGTCGTCGCTTTAATCCGATTGATTACCTACAAACTCCAGAACCGATCGATATCCAAAGTCGCGATCGCGATTTTTGGCTGGATGCGATCGAAGAGAGATTTCGCTATCTCGCCGCCGATGGGTTAACCGTTTTAACAGGAAAAACCCGCAAAGTCACCTACCGACAAACCCTCATCCAAGTTTGCCGCTATTTAAAAATTCCCTATTCTCAAGCCCTCTCCACCACGGATTTAGAAGCCGAAGTGTTTCTCTGCTTATTGGGAAAAGCATGGCGACAACTCCCGAGTTCGGAACAAAATGCCTTGACAGTAAGGGTCCAGCGATCCCTGGCATCGGCAACGATTCCCAAACCCCTGCCCCTGTCGGTCCAAAAAGACCCCCTGGGCTTACTCTTCAAAGGCGGTAGTGCCGTAGCCTTTACTTCCGTTGTCAAGCCGATCGTCCTGAAACATATTGCCCATCAGTTTGCCCTCCATTTTGCCCGCTATCAAGTCGCCCAAACGGCGATCGTTCGAGGGGGCGCAGTGGCAGCGGGTCAAGTTCAGACTTACCTCACTGCCCAAACCGCCAAACGTGGAATGGCCGTCTCCGTCGCCCGCTATGGGGCCGCCCGCAGTGCCTTAGCCTTACTCGGACCCGTCCTCTGGGGCTGGTTCTTCGCTGATTTAGGCTGGCGGACTATAGCTACAAATTATGGACGCATTATTCCCACTATTTTTACCTTGGCTCAAATTCGGTTGACCCGGAGTGAGTGTTGGAAATTTGCTTAATCTGTTGAGGGGGGATAGGGGAGAATTGGGAGATGGGGGAGAATTGGGAGATGAGGGAGAATTGGGAGATTTTCGTTTTCCCCGTTCTTAGTAACGACTGAAGTCGTTTCCTCCGTTTGTTATTTTCTTGATTCTTGCCACTTCATCCTTAATCCTGCGCCCTGCCAATGACCAAATCCTTACCCCTGCGGACCATTTGCCATCCCGATCGCCGGTTACAACTCTGGTGGAATAGCGCCCAAGTGGGACTGTTTTTATTACCGATGAGTCCGTTACTGGGTGGGGTGGGTTTGTTATTGGCCCTGTTTGGCACTTGGAAACAACGGTACCGGGAAATTCAAGGGCGATCGCTCAATCGAGGATTTGCAGTCTTGGCCCTGTGGTTGGTCTTGACCACCCTGTTTGCAACCGATCGCCTCTCTGCCTTCCTGGGATTATTTAATTTTCTGCCCTTCTTTGCCTTATTTGTCACCTTTAGCCTGCTGATCCAGACTCCTGCACAGATGCGGCGAATGGCTTGGATTGCGATCGCCACCTCGGTCCCCATCGCTGTGATTGGCTGGGGTCAACTCTTTTGGGGATGGGCAGGACCCGTCAAATTAGGATTAATTTTAGATTGGCGGTTGGATGCCACCGGCGCACCTCCGGGACGGATGGCATCGGTGTTTGAATATGCCAATGTTTTGGCCAGTTATTTTTTAATGACCTTTATCCTGGGTTTAGGGCTGTGGTTTGAGAGCTTTCAGGCATGGCGAACCCTGAAACAACAGCCGAAACAACAGGAAAAAATCCGCGATCCCCGCGATCCCCGGGTGGTGAAAACCATTGACCTCTCGGTGACGGGAGAGGAAGGAAAAGTGGGGTGGGGGTTGGTGTTTTTGACCCTGGCGCTACTGGCGAATGCGATCGCCTTGGTATTGACCAATTCCCGCAATGGTTGGGCGATCGCCTCTTTGGCGGGGTTAGTGTTTATCCTGTACCAGGGATGGCGTTGGCTGCTACTGTTCGTTGTCGGGGCCCTGTCTGCGGTGGTGGGGTCGGCCTTTGGTCCTCATCCCCTGCGCCAAGGATTACAGGCGATCGTTCCGGCTTATTTTTGGATGCGAATCACGGACCAGTTATATCCCGATCGCCCTGTCGCCACCCTTCGCAAGACGCAATGGCAATTTGCCTGGGATTTGACTCAGACTCGCCCCATCACTGGGTGGGGATTACGAAGTTTTAGCGAACTCTACGAAGCTCAAACCCAAGTCTGGATGGGTCATCCCCACAACCTGTTTTTGATGCTGAGTGCAGAAACCGGAATTCCCGGGATGCTGTTATTGTCGGGGTTAGTCGGTTGGGTCCTCACTCAAGGGGTCTTAACGTTAAAGCATTGGTCCCATCAGCCTTTAGAGGGAAATGTCGAGGGGACTGCCTCTGTTCCCGGAGTGATGACCAATGATCGCCTGATTTTTTTCACCTACCTGGTTACCTTTGCCGGTTGTACCTTATTTCACCTCTTCGATGTCACCCTGTTTGATTCGCGGGTGAACATTTTAGGATGGTTGATCCTCGCCGCCATTGCTGGGGTAGCAGACTCTCGGCGATCGGCGATTGATTAAGTAATTTTGCCTCTGCTTTTGGAAATACGAGAATATACGGTTCCGACTATCCGAGAAATTACGGAGACTCGATTTCTATAAATTTGCGGTGGTTGAATTAGGATGATCGCGTTTATGGTAGCTTCAGAAGCCCATAGAAATTTTGAAAGTTTGAAAAATTCTTATGATGATCCTAGATGCGATTTACCAGTTTCCGAATTTGACCGTAACCGATATTTTTTCTCATATTTATTCCGTGGGGCGGATTACCCAACGCGATCGGCAATTTATCAAAGTCGCTCTTTTAGAACAGGACCTCAGTGATGAAGAAATTACCCTCATCGATCGCCTAGTCTATGCCGTCCGGCGCGGTTGGCTGCAAATGATTGACTAATTTCTACCCCTGTAGGAATTAAGTCAAAGTTCTACTGTAACCCTCGATACAATTATTCGTTTAATTCGCTTCATCCGCGTCATTCTCTGCCTTTTTTCCCTTCGCTATATCAGGAGAATCCGCAAACCCAATTTTGCCCTAATCGTTATGATTTCTTCACATTGGGAAACCCTCTTTGGGGAACTTTTCCCTCACTTGCCCTAGGGCGTCGGTTCAGTACCCGAGCTTGACAAAATAACTGGACTATGCCTAACTGAAATTGACGACCCGATTAAATTCAAGCCCTCATTACGGTATAAAGTCTATGCGTCCTCCTTTGTGGCACCCGCCAGTAGAGCTATCAGATTCAGAACAGGTAATTATTAATCGCATCAAAAAAGCCAAGCTTTTTACTTTTCTTCGCCTGAACCGTCTGTTCATATTCGATGATGAGTTTCAAGAAGAACTAAACACCATTTTTAAAGACAGTACAATGGGCAACTGTCCCGTCGCACCAGCCCAATTGGCCTTAGCCACTATTCTCCAAGCTTATATGGGTATTTCTGACGAGGAAGTGATTGAAGAGCTAGTCATGGACCTACGATGGCAATTAGCTCTGAATTGTCTGAACTGCGAAAAACCCCCATTCAGTAAAGCCACTTTAATAAGATTCAGAAGCGCCTTAATTAAAAAAGGCTTTGACCAACGTTTAATTGACCGGACTGTAGACATTGCCAAGCTCAAAGGAGGTTTTGGTTCGGCTAACTTAAGAGCTGCATTAGATTCCTCTCCTTTATGGGGTGCAGGTAAAGTTGAAGATACCTATAATCTCTTGGGTCATGCTCTGCGTAAGGCATTGAGCATAATAGCTAGTCAGCAGGGGTGGGGGCTGGCAGAAATTGCCAATGAAGCGGGAGCGGATTTTGTCAATAGTTCTAGCTTAAAAGCCGCATTAGATTTAAATTGGGATGACCCAGCCGAAAGCCAAAAGGCATTATCAACCATACTAAAGAGCCTCAATTCTGTAGAAGAATGGATACAACAGCAGTCTAATCCTGATGAAATAGAAGAGGCACAAGCTCCTCTCCAGGTTGCCCGATTGATTGAATCCCAAAATGTGACATTAGACACAATGGGAGTGCCGAAGCTGGCCAAAGGGGTTGCTAAGGACCGACGCATTTCCATTGAAGACCCAGATATGCGGCATGGCCGAAAAAGCCGTTCTCAAAAAATAAATGGTTATAAACGCCATATTCTTAAAGATTTAGATATAGGGGTAATTCGGGCTGTGGCTGTAACCCGTGCTAATACACCAGAAGCTGCTGCCACTGTTGACTTAGAAGTTGACTTAAAAAGACAACAGGTTCAGTTAAATGAACTCCATATCGACCGAGCTTATTTATCGAGTCATTGGGTAAAAGAACGCTCCGAACAATTACAGATATTTTGTAAAGCGTGGCCGGTAAGAAACTCAGGACGATTTGATAAAAACGCCTTTGTTTTTGACTGGGATAACCAGGTAATTAGTTGTCCAAATCAAGTTATTATGCCGTTTGAACCCGGTAAGATCGTTCATTTTCCTAAACCGGAGTGTGCTGCTTGTCCCCTGAGAGAACGCTGTACTACGAGTAAGAATGGCCGCAGCATATCTATCCATCCCGATGAAGGATTGATGCAGGAATTACGTCAGCGTCAATCTACCTCAAGCGGTCGCGCTCAACTGAGGGAGAGAACGTCTGTAGAACACTCTCTGGCTCATGTCGGACAGTGGCAGGACAAACGTGCCCGTTATATTGGACAGCGCAAAAACCTCTTCGACCTCAGACGAGTGGCTGTTGTCCATAATCTTCATGTCATTGCTCGAATGAATGAGGTTTTACCAATACAACAGGCCGCACTGTAGTTGAGTCCAGCAGGTAGATTCACATTTGCTTGGTTTTGTCAAGCCCTTTTACTGAACCGACGCCCTAGATTTATGTTGATACAAG includes:
- a CDS encoding lipoxygenase family protein — protein: MSVSLMQAYTVMNSATVKKTLLNLYKLVVTIRKGLGSEAYQYNYNYIPPLAMTEGPPLLDSGLHLPLEELPNPKWIFLVLHKLAVITVNKAIGKLVTEGSELVSFSVTEGPEADIDLLNEKAQALEELEQQIQSADSEQDLEQVALQLAALTREISDELDPVDSSSVSFDISSAPESELEAQIREIDEQVASSEEVSFSVPSGTEESEGISDSLLAAFREAITSSGKLIELDEQQATSGEVSFSVDSFAAAPSLEDYNKLFTRISLPKISARFQEDQVFAYMQVAGPNAVMLEQVAEGDPFVVRLTQELPEGGYAKIIGTGDSLAAAVKEGRVYKADYSLLEGMENGTFPDQQKYTYAPLGLFAVPPQGCSSRNLLPVAIQCQPGADCTGPVFTPLKGESWMVAKTILQMANVNYLELVSHLGQTHLVIEPFVLATKRILPRTHRLRLLLDPHFEGTVLINYGAHKTLIAPGWDVDKLLASTIENDGLIAVKGAQSHLHNFNEVSFPKLLASRGVTNSAQLPEYPYRDDGLLIWNALHEWVSDYLRLCYTSDAQIVADADLQSWAKELVSDAGGRLKNFGEDSSGAIKTLDYLIDTVCSVIFIASAQHAAMNFPQNELMTYAPAFPLAVYSPAPTNPDESMDWMEWLPSLEKAENQVKVCYLLGAVYYTQLGGYGKKQFTDSKVKAALGKFQNRLKDIEKEITKKNSSRIMPYKFLLPSQIPQSINI
- a CDS encoding NAD(P)/FAD-dependent oxidoreductase, which produces MSDRLLEFDIAVIGAGIAGLTAAQSLQCLGQTVVVLEKSRGVGGRVATRRLYDTQADFGAPFLDPRGMLSQQLVQVLSRAGILVPWTDTVYQVGPTPLRVGLYGQSLPAQATRENSSLTSGWGMNPAAPLSAPYYVAPTGINAVGKFLARQLEIWRCRRVQTVTPTDQGNWHLKLEVMGEVGDAAVPLAVRAKAVVMAIPAPQAVMLLESGESGLPRPFLDRLKAVEFDPCISVMAGYPASKQRELVQREYRGRSLAFPPESPLRGLFWQSSKSSGATQPVFVLHSSAEFAEKYLDATDLEAVGRELCNWAGEAVLPWLKDPEWIQVHRWRYAFCRRPLTEPLLTATTPLSMVCAGDWCGDRQIETALQSGLAAAEWVSDRLGGGPMPPLASLWEAIGTEK
- a CDS encoding YaaW family protein translates to MDELRAALELATEEELQQITDILFRRRFNPIDYLQTPEPIDIQSRDRDFWLDAIEERFRYLAADGLTVLTGKTRKVTYRQTLIQVCRYLKIPYSQALSTTDLEAEVFLCLLGKAWRQLPSSEQNALTVRVQRSLASATIPKPLPLSVQKDPLGLLFKGGSAVAFTSVVKPIVLKHIAHQFALHFARYQVAQTAIVRGGAVAAGQVQTYLTAQTAKRGMAVSVARYGAARSALALLGPVLWGWFFADLGWRTIATNYGRIIPTIFTLAQIRLTRSECWKFA
- a CDS encoding O-antigen ligase family protein, with the protein product MTKSLPLRTICHPDRRLQLWWNSAQVGLFLLPMSPLLGGVGLLLALFGTWKQRYREIQGRSLNRGFAVLALWLVLTTLFATDRLSAFLGLFNFLPFFALFVTFSLLIQTPAQMRRMAWIAIATSVPIAVIGWGQLFWGWAGPVKLGLILDWRLDATGAPPGRMASVFEYANVLASYFLMTFILGLGLWFESFQAWRTLKQQPKQQEKIRDPRDPRVVKTIDLSVTGEEGKVGWGLVFLTLALLANAIALVLTNSRNGWAIASLAGLVFILYQGWRWLLLFVVGALSAVVGSAFGPHPLRQGLQAIVPAYFWMRITDQLYPDRPVATLRKTQWQFAWDLTQTRPITGWGLRSFSELYEAQTQVWMGHPHNLFLMLSAETGIPGMLLLSGLVGWVLTQGVLTLKHWSHQPLEGNVEGTASVPGVMTNDRLIFFTYLVTFAGCTLFHLFDVTLFDSRVNILGWLILAAIAGVADSRRSAID
- a CDS encoding IS1182 family transposase is translated as MRPPLWHPPVELSDSEQVIINRIKKAKLFTFLRLNRLFIFDDEFQEELNTIFKDSTMGNCPVAPAQLALATILQAYMGISDEEVIEELVMDLRWQLALNCLNCEKPPFSKATLIRFRSALIKKGFDQRLIDRTVDIAKLKGGFGSANLRAALDSSPLWGAGKVEDTYNLLGHALRKALSIIASQQGWGLAEIANEAGADFVNSSSLKAALDLNWDDPAESQKALSTILKSLNSVEEWIQQQSNPDEIEEAQAPLQVARLIESQNVTLDTMGVPKLAKGVAKDRRISIEDPDMRHGRKSRSQKINGYKRHILKDLDIGVIRAVAVTRANTPEAAATVDLEVDLKRQQVQLNELHIDRAYLSSHWVKERSEQLQIFCKAWPVRNSGRFDKNAFVFDWDNQVISCPNQVIMPFEPGKIVHFPKPECAACPLRERCTTSKNGRSISIHPDEGLMQELRQRQSTSSGRAQLRERTSVEHSLAHVGQWQDKRARYIGQRKNLFDLRRVAVVHNLHVIARMNEVLPIQQAAL